One window of Papaver somniferum cultivar HN1 chromosome 9, ASM357369v1, whole genome shotgun sequence genomic DNA carries:
- the LOC113310677 gene encoding uncharacterized protein LOC113310677 isoform X2, with translation MMLRLQLHSDSTLSLISSTVWRSPGTVGFCGLAREDSVLPVFDSDDDISEDVVVDALPCNDSRELKEPFDEVNTRAGKRKAKSNKKKSIVEFSKVDADLLPTVILVGRPNVGKSALFNRFIQRREALVYNTPDDHVTRDIREGIAKLGDLRFRVLDSAGLETAATSGSILDRTTGMTGHVLARSQFAMFLIDVRDGLQPLDFEVGSWLRKHAAEIPTLLVMNKSESLDDHRGYLMSAAGEAYKLGYGDPIAISAETGLGMGDLYDSLRPLLEEYMLRVLNEKASQSNDSSSEVDESKLPLQLAIVGRPNVGKSTMLNALLQQERVLVGPEAGLTRDSVRAEFQYEGRTVYLVDTAGWLQRWKQEKGPGSLSVMQSRKNLMRAHVIALVLDADEIAKSRCSMNHAEVVIARRAVEEGRGLVVIVNKMDLLRGKENAKLYEKVIKAVPEEIQTVIPQITGIPVVFVSALEGKGRIAIMRQVMETYDKWCLRLSTARLNRWLCKVMSRHSWKDQKAKPKIKYFTQVKARPPTFVAFIRGKTEFSDTDIRFLTRSLKEDFDLGGIPIRIMQRAVSRKADAGAKGNKSCGRMTDKIISDKRTVSPDKISSDKRTEDSPKPTT, from the exons ATGATGCTCAGACTCCAGCTACACTCG GATTCGACCCTTTCGTTGATCTCATCAACTGTATGGAGATCTCCTGGAACTGTTGGATTTTGTGGACTTGCTAGGGAAGATTCAGTTTTGCCCGTATTTGATAGCGATGATGATATTTCAGAAGATGTGGTCGTTGATGCTTTGCCATGCAATGATTCGCGAGAACTGAAGGAACCTTTTGATGAGGTGAATACTCGTGCTGGTAAAAGAAAAGCTAAAAGTAATAAAAAGAAGTCGATAGTGGAGTTTAGTAAAGTTGACGCTGATTTACTTCCAACTGTTATTCTAGTCGGACGTCCAAATGTGGGAAAGTCGGCATTGTTTAACCG TTTTATTCAAAGGAGAGAAGCTCTTGTGTATAATACCCCAGATGACCATGTTACACGGGACATACGAGAAGGCATTGCCAAATTGGGTGATTTGCGGTTTAGGGTGTTGGATTCAGCTGGTCTTGAAACAGCAGCAACTTCAGGAAGTATTCTTGATAGGACTACAGGAATGACAGGTCATGTACTTGCAAGGTCTCAATTTGCGATGTTCTTGATTGACGTGAG AGATGGTTTGCAGCCTCTTGATTTCGAGGTGGGCTCGTGGTTGCGCAAACACGCGGCTGAAATCCCTACTCTCCTAGTGATGAATAAGTCTGAATCGCTTGATGATCACCGAGGATACCTTATGTCAGCTGCTGGCGAAGCCTATAAATTGGGATATGGGGATCCTATTGCAATATCTGCTGAAACAGGACTTGGTATGGGAGATCTTTATGACTCGCTCCGTCCTCTTCTTGAGGAATATATGCTCCGTGTCTTAAATG AGAAGGCTAGTCAGAGTAATGACTCCTCTTCTGAGGTTGACGAGTCCAAGTTACCTTTGCAATTGGCTATTGTAGGCCGACCCAATGTTGGCAAGTCTACAATGCTGAATGCGTTGTTGCAACAGGAACGTGTTCTGGTGGGACCTGAAGCTGGTTTGACAAGAGATTCAGTTAGAGCTGAGTTCCAATATGAAGGACGAACGGTGTATTTG GTTGACACGGCTGGTTGGTTGCAAAGATGGAAGCAGGAGAAAGGACCAGGGTCCTTGAGTGTCATGCAATCCCGAAAAAATCTTATGAGGGCTCATGTCATTGCTTTGGTGCTTGATGCAGATGAG ATTGCAAAATCCAGGTGTAGCATGAATCATGCTGAGGTAGTTATAGCGAGGCGTGCGGTAGAAGAAGGTCGTGGTTTGGTTGTGATTGTGAACAAGATGGATCTTTTGAGAGGGAAGGAAAATGCTAAATTATATGAGAAGGTCATCAAAGCTGTTCCAGAAGAAATTCAAACAGTTATTCCTCAG ATAACAGGAATTCCAGTTGTATTTGTGTCTGCACTAGAGGGAAAAGGTCGGATAGCTATAATGCGCCAGGTCATGGAGACGTATGACAAATGGTGTTTAAGGTTGTCAACTGCACGTCTTAACCGTTGGCTATGCAAG GTTATGAGTAGGCATTCATGGAAAGATCAAAAGGCAAAGCCAAAAATCAAGTATTTCACACAAGTGAAGGCTCGACCGCCAACTTTTGTGGCGTTTATACGtggcaaaactgaattttcagacACGGACATTAGGTTCCTAACTAGATCTTTGAAGGAAGACTTTGACTTGGGGGGAATTCCCATCCGAATTATGCAGCGTGCTGTTTCAAGAAAAGCAGATGCTGGTGCTAAAGGCAATAAATCTTGTGGAAGGATGACAGACAAGATTATCTCTGACAAGAGAACTGTATCGCCTGACAAGATTTCCTCTGACAAGAGAACTGAAGATTCCCCAAAACCAACCACTTAA
- the LOC113313184 gene encoding mRNA turnover protein 4 homolog, translating into MPKSKRNRPVTLSKTKKKGREHKEGIVETIRKAVENYNSIYVFSFENMRNLKFKEFREKLKSNSRFFLGSNKVMQVALGRTDADEVRTGIHKVSEFLHGDAGICFTNLPKEEVERLFAEFQEHDFARTGTNATEKVELNEGPLDQFSHEMEPFLRKQGMPVRLNKGVIELVADFVVCEEGKPLSPEASRILRLLGIKMATFQLHLICRWSPEDFEIYKAGSDLSEIESS; encoded by the exons ATGCCGAAGTCCAAACGTAACAGACCTG TGACATTGTCTAAGACTAAGAAGAAAGGAAGAGAACATAAAGAGGGAATAGTAGAGACTATAAGGAAAGCTGTTGAGAATTATAACTCCATTTATGTTTTCTCTTTTGAGAACATGAGGAATCTCAAATTCAAGGAATTTAGAGAGAAGCTCAAGTCTAATAGCAG ATTTTTCCTTGGATCAAACAAAGTGATGCAAGTTGCGCTTGGGCGAACTGATGCCGATGAAGTTAGAACAGGAATTCACAAAGTTTCCGAG TTTTTGCATGGTGATGCTGGGATTTGTTTTACCAATTTGCCCAAGGAAGAAGTTGAAAG GTTGTTTGCTGAATTCcaagaacatgattttgcaaggaCAGGAACTAATGCAACAGAAAAG GTAGAGCTTAATGAAGGCCCGCTTGATCAATTCTCACATGAAATGGAACCCTTTCTACGCAAGCAAGGGATGCCTGTTCGATTAAATAAAG GGGTGATAGAACTTGTGGCCGACTTTGTTGTGTGTGAAGAAGGAAAGCCCTTATCTCCCGAAGCTTCTCGCATATTG CGTTTACTAGGAATCAAGATGGCAACCTTTCAACTGCATCTTATCTGCCGATGGAGTCCAGAAGACTTTGAAATATATAAAGCTGGCTCGGATCTTTCTGAAATTGAATCCTCATGA
- the LOC113310677 gene encoding uncharacterized protein LOC113310677 isoform X1, giving the protein MVVHSWFRTILARRYHFSGLFSCNTRRFWNGRDLMTRSFPFINDAQTPATLGLSQDSTLSLISSTVWRSPGTVGFCGLAREDSVLPVFDSDDDISEDVVVDALPCNDSRELKEPFDEVNTRAGKRKAKSNKKKSIVEFSKVDADLLPTVILVGRPNVGKSALFNRFIQRREALVYNTPDDHVTRDIREGIAKLGDLRFRVLDSAGLETAATSGSILDRTTGMTGHVLARSQFAMFLIDVRDGLQPLDFEVGSWLRKHAAEIPTLLVMNKSESLDDHRGYLMSAAGEAYKLGYGDPIAISAETGLGMGDLYDSLRPLLEEYMLRVLNEKASQSNDSSSEVDESKLPLQLAIVGRPNVGKSTMLNALLQQERVLVGPEAGLTRDSVRAEFQYEGRTVYLVDTAGWLQRWKQEKGPGSLSVMQSRKNLMRAHVIALVLDADEIAKSRCSMNHAEVVIARRAVEEGRGLVVIVNKMDLLRGKENAKLYEKVIKAVPEEIQTVIPQITGIPVVFVSALEGKGRIAIMRQVMETYDKWCLRLSTARLNRWLCKVMSRHSWKDQKAKPKIKYFTQVKARPPTFVAFIRGKTEFSDTDIRFLTRSLKEDFDLGGIPIRIMQRAVSRKADAGAKGNKSCGRMTDKIISDKRTVSPDKISSDKRTEDSPKPTT; this is encoded by the exons ATGGTGGTTCACTCTTGGTTCCGAACTATTCTAGCCAGAAGGTATCACTTTTCTGGTTTGTTTAGTTGCAATACAAGAAGATTTTGGAATGGGAGGGATCTAATGACGAGGTCATTTCCATTTATAAATGATGCTCAGACTCCAGCTACACTCG GATTGTCACAGGATTCGACCCTTTCGTTGATCTCATCAACTGTATGGAGATCTCCTGGAACTGTTGGATTTTGTGGACTTGCTAGGGAAGATTCAGTTTTGCCCGTATTTGATAGCGATGATGATATTTCAGAAGATGTGGTCGTTGATGCTTTGCCATGCAATGATTCGCGAGAACTGAAGGAACCTTTTGATGAGGTGAATACTCGTGCTGGTAAAAGAAAAGCTAAAAGTAATAAAAAGAAGTCGATAGTGGAGTTTAGTAAAGTTGACGCTGATTTACTTCCAACTGTTATTCTAGTCGGACGTCCAAATGTGGGAAAGTCGGCATTGTTTAACCG TTTTATTCAAAGGAGAGAAGCTCTTGTGTATAATACCCCAGATGACCATGTTACACGGGACATACGAGAAGGCATTGCCAAATTGGGTGATTTGCGGTTTAGGGTGTTGGATTCAGCTGGTCTTGAAACAGCAGCAACTTCAGGAAGTATTCTTGATAGGACTACAGGAATGACAGGTCATGTACTTGCAAGGTCTCAATTTGCGATGTTCTTGATTGACGTGAG AGATGGTTTGCAGCCTCTTGATTTCGAGGTGGGCTCGTGGTTGCGCAAACACGCGGCTGAAATCCCTACTCTCCTAGTGATGAATAAGTCTGAATCGCTTGATGATCACCGAGGATACCTTATGTCAGCTGCTGGCGAAGCCTATAAATTGGGATATGGGGATCCTATTGCAATATCTGCTGAAACAGGACTTGGTATGGGAGATCTTTATGACTCGCTCCGTCCTCTTCTTGAGGAATATATGCTCCGTGTCTTAAATG AGAAGGCTAGTCAGAGTAATGACTCCTCTTCTGAGGTTGACGAGTCCAAGTTACCTTTGCAATTGGCTATTGTAGGCCGACCCAATGTTGGCAAGTCTACAATGCTGAATGCGTTGTTGCAACAGGAACGTGTTCTGGTGGGACCTGAAGCTGGTTTGACAAGAGATTCAGTTAGAGCTGAGTTCCAATATGAAGGACGAACGGTGTATTTG GTTGACACGGCTGGTTGGTTGCAAAGATGGAAGCAGGAGAAAGGACCAGGGTCCTTGAGTGTCATGCAATCCCGAAAAAATCTTATGAGGGCTCATGTCATTGCTTTGGTGCTTGATGCAGATGAG ATTGCAAAATCCAGGTGTAGCATGAATCATGCTGAGGTAGTTATAGCGAGGCGTGCGGTAGAAGAAGGTCGTGGTTTGGTTGTGATTGTGAACAAGATGGATCTTTTGAGAGGGAAGGAAAATGCTAAATTATATGAGAAGGTCATCAAAGCTGTTCCAGAAGAAATTCAAACAGTTATTCCTCAG ATAACAGGAATTCCAGTTGTATTTGTGTCTGCACTAGAGGGAAAAGGTCGGATAGCTATAATGCGCCAGGTCATGGAGACGTATGACAAATGGTGTTTAAGGTTGTCAACTGCACGTCTTAACCGTTGGCTATGCAAG GTTATGAGTAGGCATTCATGGAAAGATCAAAAGGCAAAGCCAAAAATCAAGTATTTCACACAAGTGAAGGCTCGACCGCCAACTTTTGTGGCGTTTATACGtggcaaaactgaattttcagacACGGACATTAGGTTCCTAACTAGATCTTTGAAGGAAGACTTTGACTTGGGGGGAATTCCCATCCGAATTATGCAGCGTGCTGTTTCAAGAAAAGCAGATGCTGGTGCTAAAGGCAATAAATCTTGTGGAAGGATGACAGACAAGATTATCTCTGACAAGAGAACTGTATCGCCTGACAAGATTTCCTCTGACAAGAGAACTGAAGATTCCCCAAAACCAACCACTTAA